The following proteins come from a genomic window of Selenomonadales bacterium:
- a CDS encoding DUF3662 domain-containing protein encodes MALKQTVNTIIEKCKEHLCNKPIPQGFFPSEIVAQLLLEAEQSKVTTVNGILVPNQYTFAVTEAEYRTIVDIAAPLQARVLVCLAEELEKLRYRTQGTLSFQFVVRDKEEVISEVSLPVNNDEKQIVENESNDCDSTRVFDKVSTMQTKAAEKQAVICVIEGADIGKRFVFADNRVNIGRRENNDLVLTDGSVSRLHAYIIKEAGNHILHDARSLNGTYLNEVQIIKQVLHAGDIIKVGNTVIEYELM; translated from the coding sequence ATGGCTTTGAAGCAGACCGTCAATACAATAATTGAAAAATGCAAAGAACATCTTTGCAACAAACCGATTCCGCAAGGATTTTTTCCGTCAGAGATCGTAGCGCAGTTGCTCCTCGAAGCAGAACAGTCTAAAGTTACGACCGTAAACGGAATACTTGTGCCGAATCAATATACGTTTGCTGTTACCGAGGCGGAATATCGAACGATTGTTGATATTGCAGCTCCGCTGCAAGCCAGAGTGCTTGTCTGTCTTGCGGAAGAGCTGGAGAAACTTCGTTATCGTACACAAGGTACGTTATCGTTTCAGTTTGTCGTGCGCGATAAAGAGGAAGTGATTTCTGAGGTTTCTTTGCCTGTTAATAATGATGAAAAACAGATCGTAGAAAATGAGTCTAATGACTGTGATTCTACGCGTGTGTTTGATAAAGTTTCAACGATGCAGACCAAAGCTGCCGAAAAACAAGCTGTCATTTGTGTCATTGAAGGTGCGGATATCGGGAAACGTTTTGTATTTGCAGATAATCGCGTAAATATCGGACGTCGTGAAAATAACGATCTCGTATTGACCGATGGCAGTGTTTCTCGTCTTCATGCTTATATTATCAAAGAAGCCGGAAATCATATATTACATGATGCCAGAAGTCTGAACGGAACATATCTTAATGAAGTACAGATCATCAAGCAAGTTCTTCATGCAGGTGATATTATCAAGGTTGGTAATACGGTTATCGAATACGAGTTAATGTGA
- the rlmN gene encoding 23S rRNA (adenine(2503)-C(2))-methyltransferase RlmN, with protein MKTNLFGLFQEEIAEQIREHKLEKYRAKQIAEWMYRHHASSFSEITTLSKKMQAVLEDHFVIERVSCVRQKVSADNKTIKFLFSFADGETAETVLMRQPYGNSVCLSTQVGCAMGCLFCASTLAGLKRNLTAGEILSQLLFVQKMLGEEGQHVTSIVLMGSGEPLVNYDNVVRFLRLCHEPYTMGLSYRSMTLSTCGIVPSIYRLAEEGLPITLSISLHAPNDEIRSEIMPINRKYGIDEVLRASEAYYEKTGRRITYEYTLIDGKNDMTSCADELVRRLRGQNANVNLIPVNPVPERGLNRPSLAKINQFCSYLQNHKIQTTIRKEMGTDINAACGQLRNQYLKQKK; from the coding sequence ATGAAAACGAACTTATTCGGATTGTTCCAAGAAGAAATCGCGGAACAGATTCGTGAACATAAATTAGAAAAATATCGTGCCAAACAGATCGCGGAATGGATGTATCGTCATCATGCGTCTTCGTTCAGCGAAATAACAACGCTGTCTAAAAAGATGCAGGCAGTTCTTGAGGATCATTTCGTTATAGAACGTGTTTCTTGTGTGCGCCAAAAAGTATCGGCAGACAACAAGACGATCAAATTCTTATTCTCGTTTGCTGACGGTGAAACGGCAGAAACTGTCTTGATGCGTCAACCGTACGGCAATAGCGTATGCTTATCAACACAAGTGGGTTGTGCAATGGGATGTCTTTTCTGTGCCTCAACGCTTGCAGGTCTTAAACGCAATCTGACAGCAGGAGAAATACTATCGCAGCTTCTTTTTGTTCAGAAGATGCTTGGCGAAGAAGGACAGCACGTTACGAGCATCGTATTGATGGGATCGGGCGAACCGCTCGTCAATTACGATAATGTCGTACGCTTTTTGCGCCTTTGTCATGAGCCGTATACGATGGGGCTCAGTTACCGCAGTATGACGCTATCTACTTGCGGTATCGTACCGTCGATCTATCGTTTGGCAGAAGAGGGGTTGCCGATCACATTGTCGATCTCGCTCCATGCACCGAACGATGAGATACGTTCGGAGATCATGCCGATCAATCGTAAATACGGTATTGATGAGGTACTTCGAGCAAGTGAAGCATATTATGAAAAGACAGGCAGACGCATCACGTATGAATATACGCTCATTGACGGCAAGAATGATATGACGTCTTGTGCCGATGAGCTTGTCAGACGCCTTCGCGGTCAGAATGCAAATGTCAATTTGATCCCTGTTAATCCCGTCCCTGAAAGAGGTCTTAACAGACCGTCCCTTGCCAAAATCAATCAATTCTGTTCATATCTGCAAAATCATAAAATACAGACTACAATTCGTAAAGAGATGGGAACAGATATTAACGCGGCTTGCGGACAGTTGCGCAACCAATATCTCAAACAGAAAAAGTAG
- a CDS encoding 16S rRNA (cytosine(967)-C(5))-methyltransferase RsmB yields the protein LMKNTGKIMAFDIHGHKLPKIEENAARLGISIIETQEKDALTLPGEWKSKADCVLVDAPCSGLGVLRRKPDSRWRKSEELLTELPKLQLAILEHASECVKDGGTLVYSTCTIEPEENQMVVEAFLMKHTEFVLETIPCKKQSDTKWIQFLPHIDHTDGFFLARMRKKTEAI from the coding sequence AGCTGATGAAAAATACAGGCAAGATCATGGCGTTTGATATCCATGGTCATAAGCTTCCTAAGATAGAAGAAAATGCCGCTCGTCTGGGTATCTCTATCATTGAAACGCAAGAGAAGGATGCACTTACTCTTCCGGGAGAATGGAAGAGCAAAGCCGACTGTGTGCTTGTCGATGCACCGTGTTCGGGACTCGGTGTACTTCGCCGCAAACCCGATTCGCGTTGGCGCAAGTCAGAAGAACTGCTAACAGAGCTTCCCAAACTTCAGTTAGCGATCTTAGAGCATGCATCCGAATGTGTCAAAGACGGTGGTACGCTCGTGTACAGCACGTGTACGATCGAACCGGAAGAAAATCAGATGGTTGTAGAAGCATTCCTTATGAAGCATACGGAATTTGTTTTGGAAACGATTCCGTGCAAAAAACAAAGTGATACGAAATGGATACAGTTCTTACCGCATATCGACCATACAGACGGATTTTTCTTAGCACGTATGCGTAAGAAAACGGAGGCAATATGA
- a CDS encoding Stp1/IreP family PP2C-type Ser/Thr phosphatase — translation MWFCGKSDVGKIRQLNEDFYTFDAPHLAIVADGMGGHAAGEIASKMATRSVTTFLDTQDTIDEDTLRLSIIKANDVVYHASESNSDYSGMGTTMIICYEKDDIIHWAHVGDSRFYLYRDGKLHQITQDHSFVGELERSGQITKEEAETHPKRNLLMRAIGADSEIEVDTGSFPLFTEDIILLCSDGLTNMVSEADICAMLEKSGEDIESLPAELIDRANENGGNDNITVLLGKKEKGRKQDT, via the coding sequence ATGTGGTTTTGCGGAAAATCAGATGTTGGTAAAATAAGACAACTAAACGAAGATTTTTATACATTCGATGCCCCTCATTTGGCTATTGTTGCTGATGGAATGGGCGGTCATGCTGCGGGGGAGATCGCAAGCAAGATGGCAACTCGTTCTGTTACGACATTTTTAGATACGCAGGATACGATAGACGAAGATACGCTTCGCCTGTCGATTATTAAGGCAAATGATGTCGTATACCATGCTTCAGAATCAAACAGCGATTACAGCGGTATGGGAACAACGATGATCATTTGCTATGAAAAAGATGACATTATCCACTGGGCACATGTTGGCGACAGTCGATTCTATCTTTATCGTGATGGCAAACTTCATCAGATCACACAAGACCATTCTTTCGTCGGTGAGCTTGAACGCAGCGGACAGATCACCAAAGAAGAAGCTGAAACGCATCCCAAGCGCAATCTTTTAATGCGCGCGATCGGCGCTGATAGTGAAATAGAAGTTGATACGGGTTCGTTCCCGCTTTTTACGGAAGATATTATCCTTCTGTGCAGTGACGGATTGACGAATATGGTTTCGGAAGCTGATATCTGTGCAATGTTGGAGAAAAGTGGTGAAGATATCGAATCTCTGCCTGCAGAACTCATCGACCGTGCCAATGAAAATGGCGGGAATGATAATATTACTGTTTTGTTGGGTAAAAAAGAAAAAGGTAGAAAACAAGATACATAA